The DNA region CGATCGAGGATCGTAGAGACTCTACTCCCGCGATTCAAGTTCAGCATTGACTCTACTCACGCGTGTcgctaaagagaaatgtttaaaCAAAGCTACTGTGCTCTAAAAAACAATACAAATGTTTTTACGTAACAAACACAGACTCTAACGATCGCATTGCGCGCGATCACATAGTTTACTGTAAGAAGAGCTGATTAGTGGGATGAGAGGGAAGGGTACAGGAATTTTATAAGCATAGTTTTGTTTCACGTTTCTTTTTCGTTTTCCTTCTCTATTCCTATTTCTCTCTTTAATTGagcattttttaaagaaaatattgcctttaataataactatagtattattatattataaaatatctaagcgatagaaataaaatttcagaaaactTAAATTGCATGCATGCAAAAGAAGGCGTCGTGGAATATGACTTTTTGATTTCGATATATTAAGATTTTACCAATCGCGCCTGAAATTCCCCTCAAATTGATCAAGTGTCATGGCGGCAATAGCGCGCCCGTTTCTTTCACTCGAAATGCTTCCAAAATCTGTAACAGaaggtattaaaatttaaaacaattgcgCGAAAAGAAGTGCAGTAATTGTAGTCTTCCAACGAATCATCCCAAATAAGTCGTAAAAGATTGTAATTAATTGACAAGAAATGGAATGAATCTACCAATCAACACTGGCTAGAGAACAGGATAAAGTCGCCAGAGTGGATTAAATATCTCTCGCGATATCGAATTAATTTATGTAGACGAACAATTGTTAAACAGATAGAGATGACTTAACAGAGAGTGAAGGAGAGTAGGATATGCTACGTAAAATGTTTCAATGTCAACAAGTAAGGTCACGTACCCCGAATAGGCGCGAAACACAAATGCGTGTTACCACTTCGACGTCCACAAAACAAATGACTCTTCGTTGGCGAACGCGCCGTGGGGTGGGGTTAGGCCAACTCCTTCCACTGAAATTTCTCTTTCGGAGAAAATGTTGATGCCATTTAGTACGGCACatagaataatattttcaacacGCGTGACCTAGGTTAAGTCAGGCAATGACGATGGACGTAAAAACAGGCAAGAGTTCATGAATAGTTACCTTCGTCCATTCACGGTTCATTGACTTCTCCAATGTCCTCTGTACCCTGAACAGTTGTGTTTCTGTTTTTCTGCAATCTGATCCCTTTGTATGCCGCAATTCGTAAACAGACTGACCGATGTGTATATACCTTAGCTGTGCACAAGTACGTTTGATGCACGAATGCATTAATTTTTAGTTGCCTTAGCTGCGAAAGATAACTCGCGATTTAGCACGGTACCTTTTCACTGGACTTTAAAGTTGACGAAAAACACAACTTTAGGGGGCGCTGGAGTAGGCGTCGCAATAAAGAGAGGAGCAATAAACGATTGTTAAATACTTTAGATTGGTTAAAGTAGCAGTGAAGATCTTATAattcgtaaataaatatttgatttACTTCGGCACCTAATTACGATCAATTAAAACGGGTTCGTTTCATTAAGATTCTGAATCTTCTCTTGAAGGAACGAATGTTTATTTCAAGAATTTGTATTATAGATGGCGCTGACATCTTGGCGGCGCCAGTGCGCGCAATACGAATTTTGATTTGGATACAACCCAGAAATGCAGTGctcgaattaaaatttttgactGAATACACAGACAAGGGATTGCATAAACCTAACGCGCGATGTAAATTTTGTCACATCATTATCGCTTTAGAATGTAATAAAATTAGAAGACTATTAACAGTAAGAATTAGAATTGAGATATAGCGGTTTCTTCTGTTtgagaatgaaagaaacaaTACGATTATATATATCCTTATTCGTTTTGCTTACTATTTATATAACACAAAGTTCTATAACATGTTACATTTATCCTGTGCTTCGTTTATAAACTTGACGCTACTATCTTCACTGATGAAAGTTTAGCATCGCGTGGCAAGAAGTctaagaaagaagaagaggtcAGTAGAGGTTGAGAACCGCTGAGAAAGCACGAGGATCGCTGTAATTCACATTACCTTGATCACTTTTTCGTGAAATTACGAGGGGAATATGGCATCGATCGTGGTACCGGTTGCAGCGAGATTTACGCGTGTAACGATTGACAGTTTgcacaatataaataaaaatattttacttaggTAAGGATATGTGTTTCTTAATTTGTTATCATGTAAAAATCGTATGCAGCCCGTTGCACGCGTTTTACACCGTATAGGCTAGAGGTTAGGTTGTTAAGTAATGCTTCCTTACTAATTGTAATATTCCGTTAGCTCTTGCAATAAAGCCGCGAAGCGTTCGATATAAATAAtcctattttcttattttgctaAAGAATTCAGCGAGTCCTTAGGTTGTTATCTGGTTACGTTGTAGGCAGACCCAATAATGTTATATTGTATAAAATAACGCAGTGAATAAAGAAAATAGTGTTGACGGTGGTCTGTCTTGTCTCTTGTTTTTGGAGAGCGGAGAAGAATTAAGACCTTTAAAATATTTCTCACCATCGTTTTATTGATTCGAAGGTTATCTCAGCCATCGTTCGTTTCTTGGCAAAGACAAGAATATAGTACGATTACGGAAGAAAAGAAGTCGGACGCTGGAGAGCCACAGTCTATAGACCCGAAATCTACAGAAAATGAAAGGAAATTGAAAGCGGATGTCGAACTTCTTAATAAGGAGCTAATAGATCTTAGAAGTTATAAAGGGGAAATAGAAGACAAATATAAAAGGTCCCTCGCGGACGGAGAAAATCTTAGAGTTAGATTAATGAAACAGATCGAAGATGCAAAGCTTTTTGGTATTCAAGGCTTTTGCAGGGACCTCATAGATGTAGCAGACATTTTAGGCAAGGCAACGGAAAGCGTACCAAAGGATGAACTCACAGAAAGGAATCCACACTTAAAGACGTTATACGAGGGTTTAAAAATGACGGAAGCACAGTTGCTTAAGGTAAACGACAAACTGCGACGTGCTTAATTACATTGATTAAAGCAAAGTATATCGAATGTATCGAATTGTTACACTTAAATGCTTCTTCGCAGGTCTTTAAGAAACATGGATTAGTTTCGGTAAACCCACTAAATGAGAAGTTCGACCCCAATCAACACGAAGCATTATTTCAACAGGTAACATCGGTATATTTAATTGGGTCAAAGTGTTACTTTGTAGCGATAGCAGATAACTAAAAAGAAACTTCTTTTCGCATAGGAAGTTGAGGGTAAGGAGCCAGGGACAGTTGTAGTTGTATCGAAATTGGGGTACAAATTGCACGAACGAGTAGTGAGACCAGCATTGGTTGGTGTCGCCAAAGGATAATTTAGTGCTGTATGCTAATTAATTTAACAGAGAATGGGAATACGTCCTTCAAGAAGCACCACTGAAGAAGATATTGGCTACAATTACACTTGAAATTCAAATGTAAAAAACACACGCCGGGTGATGAGTATTAGGAAATTAATATTGAAAGTAAGCGGAGCATACAAATTTTATGAGAAGTAAACTTGTTCTCACCAAGAGTtagttattattttatacttaaacGAATGTGTAACATATATTTGAACTCTGATGTTTCTTTGATTACTCCAAATAGAGTTACATATATTTAAACAGATCATTCCTTTTattatactgtttttttttgtatctatTAGATTTAAGTAGAATAAAATAGCAAAGTGATATTGAAGTCGGGATATTTACAGTATGAATCGCTGAATAAACGAtggtacaaaaaataaaaatgtaatagaTATTATCATCTTGCAGGCGCACTGTAATACTTTACATTTTGCACAGATAATtagtataaaaattaaaaattacgtaTCGTACATGAACAAAAGATTTCCGATAACAATCGAAATGTTAAATGCGTTTAACACCTTTCAAATACCTTATATAAGTCAGGCAAGTTGGCTATTTGTAACAGTGTTGAGTCGTGTGCAAAGTGTTTCGGGGGAAGTAAACTTTCTTTGATTGCAGAATATAAAACATGTTCTGTGATATACTTCCAACCGTGAGTATCGTGTACAGGATTCATTTGACTGTAATATTTCGCCGTTTCTCTGCAAAGGCTTCGAAAACACGGTTGTTCCGCCGACCATTCAACTTCAGTAGCTAGCCGTAACATATATAGGGGAAGACCAGCCTCGTGTGGAAAATATTTGTCTTGagggacaaaaaaaaataaattctgacTTATATTTCGAATAtaagtagtttactaaaataTGCTCACCTAATAATACTGGCAAAGATTTCAAATTTCCTTTCTTGTCTACAACGattgaaaaatattcctttAACATATCTGCCTTTTCCAATAACAGGTCTTTAAGACTTGTAGCTAATTCTTCCTTCGTGCCATCATCTTTTGTCCATCCAGCTTCTTCGGTATCCAATCCCAATATAGCTAAATCATACAAAGGGATTGGTTCCTGGAAGTGAGCGCAAATTAAAATGCAATAGCGTTACTTTTATTTGCCTTTTCCATACTTACTGAAAATTTTATGATTCCATAGTTCGCAAAGTCATAAAgtaaaatttcgtaaaaaagCTCCTCTCTGAATGAAAGAAATACAATTTAACTGTTTACACATATTATTTACATcgcgtaaatatttataaatggtCTTACGCTAATTTTTTCGTGTCACAAAGGTATAAATGAACTCCACTTTGAATAAGAGAATAGGATTGATCTATACAACCAACGAAAGTTAAATTTGATAAAATCTCTCTCAATCCTTCGTGGCATTCGTTTTCTACTTCTTTGCGTAATTTTAAAACGCTCGTTAATTTTACTTCTCTCCTAAAATTGTTTACTGAATAGGATTTGAACTCCTGTACACTTTTAACATCGTTACTTCCGTTGCTATTAGTGCTCGTAGATGCGTGTACATTTACGGTCTCAACTTCAGTGACTTCATTATGTTTACGAGTCTTATCAGGTTCTGCTCCTTTTTTACTAGTATTCACCGCAACCGTTTCCTCTTTCGGTGCAGTTCTAAAACGTTGATACACTTGTTTGCGCACTTTGTCGGCGATGATGTCAATACATTTTTCCTCCGTGGAATCATTTGTTGTGCTTTCGGTAATTTCATCATCTGTATTATCAAGCACATCTTGCATACTGTTTAGTTTACTCTCATTTCCATCTTCGTTACTTCCAGTAGGTAGACTTAAATTACTTGTGTCACGTATTATTATTTCTGACGATGTAGATGGACTGGAATCATTTATAATCTCACTCCATGGTGTAGCAGATAAGTGTTCTATTCCCGTTAATCGAATGTCCGAAAGTACGTTTTCCTGGTGTGGACTATTAATATCTGGTGTTAACCATTCCATTTCATTCGCTCCTTGTTCGTCACTGATATTAACATCGTTTTTTTTACCGCAATCTGCGCTTTCATTTATATCTACATGAGACGTAATGTTATCGCTATTTCTAGAATGTTTCATTGCTGAATGAATAGTGAAGTTAAATTTGTCTAACTTCTGATCAGCCGCGTCGGTTCTAATCATTTCTTGAGGCCGGATTATTTTCGTTTTATCAGTTTTGCCTTTCTCATATTCTGGCAAAACCTCTTTCAAAACCTCCTTAGTAACGTCTGCTTTTGGTAATCGCGCTTGCACGTAGAATGTTCTAGAAGCGCTGTTCTCAGACAATTTTTCGTCCAAAGCGGACTTCATCCTCTCGATGATAGAACTTTCGTGAAGGAATTTTACTTCATATTTCGTTGGGTGCACGTTGACATCGACG from Andrena cerasifolii isolate SP2316 chromosome 10, iyAndCera1_principal, whole genome shotgun sequence includes:
- the Roe1 gene encoding grpE protein homolog, mitochondrial Roe1, encoding MASIVVPVAARFTRVTIDSLHNINKNILLRLSQPSFVSWQRQEYSTITEEKKSDAGEPQSIDPKSTENERKLKADVELLNKELIDLRSYKGEIEDKYKRSLADGENLRVRLMKQIEDAKLFGIQGFCRDLIDVADILGKATESVPKDELTERNPHLKTLYEGLKMTEAQLLKVFKKHGLVSVNPLNEKFDPNQHEALFQQEVEGKEPGTVVVVSKLGYKLHERVVRPALVGVAKG
- the Mlh1 gene encoding DNA mismatch repair ATPase Mlh1, with amino-acid sequence MNAPGKIKKLDEVVVNRIAAGEVIQRPANALKELIENSLDAKATNIQIIAKEGGLKLLQIQDNGTGIRKDDMEIVCERFTTSKLQTFEDLQSIATFGFRGEALASISHVALLTITTKTADEKCAYKATYIDSKFKAPPKACAGNQGTIIMIENLFYNVATRRKALSNTTEEFNKITDVVTKYAIHNPTVGFVLKKHNEITPQIRTPHNSTKMSNARILYGNQVYRELLEVELTDESYKFRMHALMTNPNYTSKRMVFLLFINNRLVESSSIRKMLEELYTFYLPKRTHPWCYISLEIHPQNVDVNVHPTKYEVKFLHESSIIERMKSALDEKLSENSASRTFYVQARLPKADVTKEVLKEVLPEYEKGKTDKTKIIRPQEMIRTDAADQKLDKFNFTIHSAMKHSRNSDNITSHVDINESADCGKKNDVNISDEQGANEMEWLTPDINSPHQENVLSDIRLTGIEHLSATPWSEIINDSSPSTSSEIIIRDTSNLSLPTGSNEDGNESKLNSMQDVLDNTDDEITESTTNDSTEEKCIDIIADKVRKQVYQRFRTAPKEETVAVNTSKKGAEPDKTRKHNEVTEVETVNVHASTSTNSNGSNDVKSVQEFKSYSVNNFRREVKLTSVLKLRKEVENECHEGLREILSNLTFVGCIDQSYSLIQSGVHLYLCDTKKLAEELFYEILLYDFANYGIIKFSEPIPLYDLAILGLDTEEAGWTKDDGTKEELATSLKDLLLEKADMLKEYFSIVVDKKGNLKSLPVLLDKYFPHEAGLPLYMLRLATEVEWSAEQPCFRSLCRETAKYYSQMNPVHDTHGWKYITEHVLYSAIKESLLPPKHFAHDSTLLQIANLPDLYKVFERC